The nucleotide window CGGGCGGTGGCGCGGTCAGGGCTGCCGGTGATCCGTCTACACGACCTCCGCCACACTCACGCCAGCCTCCTCCTGGCGGCCGGCGTGCCGGTGAAGGTCGTCAGCGAACGCCTCGGCCACTCGACACCCAGCTTCACGATGTCGGTCTACCAGCACGTCATCCCCGGCATGGGCGCCGACGCGGCGCGACTCTTCGGTGAGCTCATCGGCGACTCGGTGGAAAAATCGGTGGAATCCGAGGCGACCGGGGTCCTGAAAAGCAGCGACCCGGTGCCTCTGCACCGGGTCTGAACTGCGCATTTCTTGGTGGCGGGGGTAGGATTTGAACCTACGACCTTCGGGTTATGAGCCCGACGAGCTACCAGACTGCTCCACCCCGCGTCGCGTCCTTCAGGATAGCAGCGTCGCGAGACCGGTCAGCCGGGACCTGGCGGTCTTGCCAGGGCGGAGTTGGTCGAGCCTGTCGTCGGCGCCGGAGCGGCGGGCGGCGGTGCGGTGGTCGAGGGCGGGGTCGGCGACGACCCGCCGGAGGCAGCCGCCGCCTGTGCCGCCTGGTTGAGCAGGTTGCCGGCCTGGTTGATGTCGGTCTGGTACTTGCCGAGGTCGCCGGCCTTGAGGTCGTTCTGGGCCTGCGTGTAGGCGGCCTGGGCCTGGGTCAGCAGCTGGGAGACCGTCGACGACACGCCGGGACCGGGCGAGGGAGTGACGGTGGTCGGTGGCGCCGCCGCACCCGCCGCAGAGGTGGACGGAAGACCCGGCACCGGCGACCCGAAGAGATCCGTCAGGGCTTGGTTGAGGTTGTCCTCCATGGCCGCCTGGTTGCCGTACACGACGATGATCTTCTTGAACTCGGGCAGGGGGTTGCGCGACGACTGGACGTAGAGGGGCCGGATGTAGAGCAACGACTGGTCGATCGGGATCATGAGCACGTTGCCGAGCAGGACCTGTGACCCCTGTTGGTTCAGAAGGCTGATCTGTTGAGAGATCGACGTCACTGCGCTGATGCGCGCGTCGATCAGGGCTGGGCCGTCGATCTGCTGACCTCTGGGCGTCACGTACGCCTGGAGCTGCCCGTAATGGTCGGGATCCGAATTGGCGACCATGAAGCCAGTCAGGTTCTGCTGCTGGTCGTTCTGCGACACGGGAACGAAGGGCTCGAGGAGGTTGAAGCTCATCTGCGACTGACCAGGGAGGCGCGTCAGCTGGTAGATCGGCGCCATGCGCTTGGCCCGGCTGGGGCCCACCTGGAAGCCCTGGGCGTTCGTCGTCGCCGTCGTCTGCAGAGCGGCTGACGGCGAACCCGATCCGGGGTCCTGGGACAGGTCCCACGCGTCCCCGGCGGCATAGAACTGGTTGGCGTTGGTGATGTGGTAGCGGCCGAACATGGCGGACTGCACGGTGAAGATGTCCTCTGGGTAGCGCAGGTGTGCCCGCAGCTCGGGGCTCATGTCCTTCGCCGGTGTGAACAGGTGCGGGAAGGCCTTACCGTAAGCGTTGGCCAGCGGATCGTGAGGATCCATCTGGTAGAAGGTCATCGACCCGTTGTAGGCGTCGATCAGCACCTTCACCGAGTTGCGCACATAGTTGAAGCTCGAGTTGAGCCCGCTGGCGCCGTTCACCGCGGACACGTTCGCGGTCTGCGCGTTCGGGTAACGGTCGGTGGTCGTGTAGGCGTCCTGGATCCAGTAGATGCGACCGTTCAGCAACACGGGATAGGGATCGGCGTCGTACTGGAGGAAGGGCGCCGCCTTGTTGACGAGATCCCTGATGTCGCGGACGAACATCACCCGGGAGTGGCTCGTCACCTGACCGGAGATGAGCGGGTTGATATCGGCGAAGCGCAGCGCGAAGGCCGCCCGGCGGAAGATCGAACCGGCTTCGACTCCGCCGGTGCCGTGATAGGTGCTCTCCTGGTTGGCGCCGTTCGGCTTCTGGAAGTCGATCTCCGGCTGCTTGGTGTCGGCGATCACATAGCCGGGGTTGTTCAGGCCGAAGTACACGGACGGCTGGGTGAGCACCGGAGCCCCGTTCGAGGAGGTCGGCGGGACGTCCTGGATGGCGAACGACGGATTGCCGTCGGCGTTGGCCAGGTTGGCCTGCGACAGCACGGCCCCATAGCCGTGGGTGAACTGGAGGTGCGAGTTCACCCAGGACGTGGAGGGAAGCTGGCCCCCGTTCAGCTGGCGCACGGCGGCGATCACTGGCGTGTTCTGTCCGTCGAGGGTGTACCGGTCGAGGGCGAGCTCGTTGAACAGGTAGTAGGAGCGGATGTCCTGGAGCTTCTCGAAGGTGGTGACGGCGAAGTTGGGGTCCCACAGGCGCACGCTGGAAAGCGTCGGCAGGTCGGCCGCCAGCTCGGGAGGCGTGAGGTTCTGCGAGTAGGAGAAGGGGATGGGGTACTGGACATTGTTGATTCCCATCGCCTGCCGCGTGGCGTTGATGTTCCGGGTGATGTAGGGCCGCTCCAGGGTGTTCTGGGCCGGCTGCACCTTGAACGTCTGGATGAACGCCGGATAGATGGCCCCCACGACGAGCGAGATGAACGCCCACAGCCCGACGCCGATGACCGGCAGGACCCAGCCCCGCCGGCGGATGTTCACGAGGAAGATGCCGAAGGCGGCCAGCGAGATGAAGATGAGCAGGGTCAGCGCGGGCAGCTGGGCGTGGACATCGGTGTAGGTGGCGCCCTGGACGAAGCCCCGGGTGGACGCGGTGAGCTCGTAGCGCTGGAGGAAGTAGCCCGCCGCCTTGACGAGGGCGATCAGGGCCAGCAGGACCGAGATGTGAACCTTCACCAACGGGTTGACCCGTTGCCCCGGACCCTGGAAACGGATGCCTCCGTTCAGATAGTGGGCGACGACGGTGATGACGAGGATCACCGCCAGGGCGAGGAAGGTCCACCCGACGAGGAAGGAGAGGAACGGCAGCTTGAAGACGTAGAACCCGACGTCCATGTGGAACTGCGGGTCCTGCACCCCGAAGGGAACGGCGTTGCGAAAGAGGATCCAGTTGTGCCACTGGCCCGACGCCCCGGTTCCGACGAGCAGGGCAAGGATGATGGCGGCGATTGTGCGGACGAGCCGGGCGCGGGGCCTGACGGCGTTCCGATAGCGGCGCACCAGCTCGTCCTCGGGTCCGAGGGGGCTGAAGTTGAGGGCGATCCGATCGGCGATGGCCAGGCTCGCCCACATGCCGGCGAAGAAGATGGCGACGAACACCACCCCCAGGCCGATCTTGGTCCCGAGGACCCCCTTCCACACGCTGGTCAGGTGGACCGAGCTGAACCACAGGTAGTCGGTGTAGAAGACGGCGATGCCCCGGAGCGACGTCAGCAGCAGGAAGAAGAGGATGATCCCGACGACGATCCAGATACGCCCGCGCGTGATGCCGCGACTTCGCCGCGGCACGTCCTGAGGGGAACGCACCCCGGGAGCCTACGCCGGCGGAGGGGCGAGGAGACAGCGGCAGCCGCTGTGCGCCGGCGGGTGGGTCTGGCCCGTCGGATACCGCTCGCCCCGGGGCAAGGGTCCTGCCAGGGCGTTGTCGTCGCAATCGGGGCA belongs to Acidimicrobiales bacterium and includes:
- a CDS encoding site-specific integrase; translated protein: RAVARSGLPVIRLHDLRHTHASLLLAAGVPVKVVSERLGHSTPSFTMSVYQHVIPGMGADAARLFGELIGDSVEKSVESEATGVLKSSDPVPLHRV
- a CDS encoding UPF0182 family protein, translated to MRSPQDVPRRSRGITRGRIWIVVGIILFFLLLTSLRGIAVFYTDYLWFSSVHLTSVWKGVLGTKIGLGVVFVAIFFAGMWASLAIADRIALNFSPLGPEDELVRRYRNAVRPRARLVRTIAAIILALLVGTGASGQWHNWILFRNAVPFGVQDPQFHMDVGFYVFKLPFLSFLVGWTFLALAVILVITVVAHYLNGGIRFQGPGQRVNPLVKVHISVLLALIALVKAAGYFLQRYELTASTRGFVQGATYTDVHAQLPALTLLIFISLAAFGIFLVNIRRRGWVLPVIGVGLWAFISLVVGAIYPAFIQTFKVQPAQNTLERPYITRNINATRQAMGINNVQYPIPFSYSQNLTPPELAADLPTLSSVRLWDPNFAVTTFEKLQDIRSYYLFNELALDRYTLDGQNTPVIAAVRQLNGGQLPSTSWVNSHLQFTHGYGAVLSQANLANADGNPSFAIQDVPPTSSNGAPVLTQPSVYFGLNNPGYVIADTKQPEIDFQKPNGANQESTYHGTGGVEAGSIFRRAAFALRFADINPLISGQVTSHSRVMFVRDIRDLVNKAAPFLQYDADPYPVLLNGRIYWIQDAYTTTDRYPNAQTANVSAVNGASGLNSSFNYVRNSVKVLIDAYNGSMTFYQMDPHDPLANAYGKAFPHLFTPAKDMSPELRAHLRYPEDIFTVQSAMFGRYHITNANQFYAAGDAWDLSQDPGSGSPSAALQTTATTNAQGFQVGPSRAKRMAPIYQLTRLPGQSQMSFNLLEPFVPVSQNDQQQNLTGFMVANSDPDHYGQLQAYVTPRGQQIDGPALIDARISAVTSISQQISLLNQQGSQVLLGNVLMIPIDQSLLYIRPLYVQSSRNPLPEFKKIIVVYGNQAAMEDNLNQALTDLFGSPVPGLPSTSAAGAAAPPTTVTPSPGPGVSSTVSQLLTQAQAAYTQAQNDLKAGDLGKYQTDINQAGNLLNQAAQAAAASGGSSPTPPSTTAPPPAAPAPTTGSTNSALARPPGPG